A genome region from Pithys albifrons albifrons isolate INPA30051 chromosome 24, PitAlb_v1, whole genome shotgun sequence includes the following:
- the RSPO1 gene encoding R-spondin-1 isoform X1, whose translation MQLGLLVVVVFLSSMDLTGSSKVVKGKRQRRISTELSQGCARGCDLCSEFNGCLRCSPKLFILLERNDIRQIGICLPSCPLGYFGLRNTDMNKCIKCKIENCESCFSRNFCTKCKEGLYLHKGRCYVTCPEGYAAANGTMECSSPAQCEMSEWGPWGPCSKKRKLCGFKKGNEERTRRILQAPSGDVSLCPPTTDVRRCTVQKSQCPEGKRKKKEEQGKQDNGNRNQKDTKDTKSGTKKRKSKQRGAAVPVTPASPAQ comes from the exons ATGCAGCTTGGACTGcttgtggtggtggtttttcTAAGCTCGATGGATCTAACGGGCAGCAGCAAAGTGGTGAAGGGCAAGAGGCAAAGACGAA TCAGCACCGAGCTGAgtcagggctgtgccagaggctgTGACCTGTGCTCCGAGTTCAATGGGTGCCTGAGGTGTTCCCCCAAACTCTTCATTCTTCTGGAGAGGAACGATATCCGACAAATTGGGATCTGCCTGCCTTCTTGTCCACTGGGATACTTTGGCCTTCGCAATACAGACATGAACAAGTGCATCA aatgcAAAATTGAGAACTGTGAGTCCTGTTTCAGTCGAAACTTTTGCACAAAATGTAAGGAAGGTTTGTATTTGCACAAAGGGAGATGTTACGTCACATGCCCCGAAGGCTACGCTGCTGCCAACGGCACCATGGAGTGCAGCAGTCCTG CACAATGTGAAATGAGTGAGTGGGGACCCTGGGGGCCCTGCTCCAAGAAGAGGAAGCTCTGTGGCTTcaagaagggcaatgaagaGCGAACACGGCGGATCCTGCAGGCTCCCTCTGGAGacgtgtccctgtgtccccccaccaCAGACGTGCGGCGATGCACTGTGCAGAAGAGCCAGTGCCCCGAAG ggaaaaggaagaaaaaggaagagcaaGGAAAGCAAGATAACGGAAACAGAAATCAGAAAGACACCAAAGACACTAAGTCTGGCAccaagaagaggaagagcaaaCAGAGAGGGGCCGCAGTGCCCGTGACGCccgccagccctgcccagtAG
- the RSPO1 gene encoding R-spondin-1 isoform X2 produces MSPGSPSQQCLSGEARGRQGDGCQPAPGGLPGAEPRCGAAAAALSCRLGGRCAGRREGRSQPRPSRAEPVPASAAGNCEQPTPAAKPPMGLGLSSCTPNGDEVSTELSQGCARGCDLCSEFNGCLRCSPKLFILLERNDIRQIGICLPSCPLGYFGLRNTDMNKCIKCKIENCESCFSRNFCTKCKEGLYLHKGRCYVTCPEGYAAANGTMECSSPAQCEMSEWGPWGPCSKKRKLCGFKKGNEERTRRILQAPSGDVSLCPPTTDVRRCTVQKSQCPEGKRKKKEEQGKQDNGNRNQKDTKDTKSGTKKRKSKQRGAAVPVTPASPAQ; encoded by the exons ATGAGCCCCGGCAGTCCTTCCCAGCAGTGCCTTTCTGGAGAGGCACggggcaggcagggggatgGGTGCCAGCCGGCGCCCGGAGGTCTGCCCGGCGCGGAGCCCCGGTGCGGGGCAGCGGCCGCGGCGCTGAGCTGCCGCCTGGGCGGGCGATGCGCTGGgcgcagggagggcaggagccaGCCCCGGCcaagcagagctgagccag TTCCTGCCAGTGCAGCTGGAAACTGCGAGCAGCCAACGCCTGCTGCCAAGCCCCCGATGGGACTAGGGCTGAGCTCCTGCACTCCTAACGGGGATGAAG TCAGCACCGAGCTGAgtcagggctgtgccagaggctgTGACCTGTGCTCCGAGTTCAATGGGTGCCTGAGGTGTTCCCCCAAACTCTTCATTCTTCTGGAGAGGAACGATATCCGACAAATTGGGATCTGCCTGCCTTCTTGTCCACTGGGATACTTTGGCCTTCGCAATACAGACATGAACAAGTGCATCA aatgcAAAATTGAGAACTGTGAGTCCTGTTTCAGTCGAAACTTTTGCACAAAATGTAAGGAAGGTTTGTATTTGCACAAAGGGAGATGTTACGTCACATGCCCCGAAGGCTACGCTGCTGCCAACGGCACCATGGAGTGCAGCAGTCCTG CACAATGTGAAATGAGTGAGTGGGGACCCTGGGGGCCCTGCTCCAAGAAGAGGAAGCTCTGTGGCTTcaagaagggcaatgaagaGCGAACACGGCGGATCCTGCAGGCTCCCTCTGGAGacgtgtccctgtgtccccccaccaCAGACGTGCGGCGATGCACTGTGCAGAAGAGCCAGTGCCCCGAAG ggaaaaggaagaaaaaggaagagcaaGGAAAGCAAGATAACGGAAACAGAAATCAGAAAGACACCAAAGACACTAAGTCTGGCAccaagaagaggaagagcaaaCAGAGAGGGGCCGCAGTGCCCGTGACGCccgccagccctgcccagtAG